A single window of Jiangella alkaliphila DNA harbors:
- a CDS encoding dihydrofolate reductase family protein, which translates to MRNLVVQQWVTVDNIAAEEDGGLSFVSGEPFSDATNPAFKAKMMGFVDSVDTLILGANTYAQTKDYWPYADDQGEYGEKLNNLTKLVASSKLDAAPWGDFPAATVTRDPAATIRELKEQDGKDIWLWGSLTLMRSLLGAGVVDEITLLVCPVSRGSGTRLFEDRQDLKPVEATALDNGVVILRYEIKK; encoded by the coding sequence ATGCGCAACCTCGTAGTCCAGCAGTGGGTGACCGTCGACAACATCGCCGCGGAGGAGGACGGCGGGCTCAGCTTCGTGTCGGGGGAGCCCTTCTCCGATGCGACCAACCCTGCGTTCAAGGCGAAGATGATGGGGTTCGTCGACTCGGTCGACACGTTGATCCTCGGCGCGAACACCTACGCCCAGACCAAGGACTACTGGCCGTACGCCGACGACCAGGGCGAGTACGGCGAGAAGCTCAACAACCTCACGAAGCTCGTCGCCTCGTCGAAGCTGGATGCCGCCCCCTGGGGCGACTTTCCCGCCGCGACCGTGACGCGCGACCCGGCCGCCACCATCCGGGAGCTCAAGGAGCAGGACGGCAAGGACATCTGGCTGTGGGGGAGCTTGACCCTCATGCGCTCCCTGCTGGGCGCCGGCGTCGTCGACGAGATCACCCTGCTCGTCTGCCCGGTGTCACGCGGTAGCGGAACACGCCTTTTCGAGGATCGGCAAGACCTGAAGCCGGTGGAGGCCACCGCGCTCGACAACGGCGTGGTGATTCTGCGCTACGAGATCAAGAAATAG
- a CDS encoding glycoside hydrolase family 172 protein — MSMGEGIRGLSNRTAAVSRSISAENVTGGKGAGGRAVDGTGAQAAGSLGQGWKISPSVKIAPGETVVLGRIEGSGTITHVWCTTAPHRAWRGTILRFHWDDSAEPAVEVPLGDFFCNGWNAYSHVSSAVVAVNPNGGFNCYWEMPFRSAAEITVENVSAEEVVLYYQIDYELAEVPPAAAYFHAQWRRSHPVPLGEVHTLLDRVEGAGHYVGSYLAWGVNSPGWWGEGEVKFYLDGDDAFPTICGTGTEDYFGGAWNFDVPGQGYTAYTTPYLGLNQVLPPDGLYASQQRFGMYRWHILDPIRFAEDLRVTVQSLGIGPGHHNGLRSRFRQTSDDIASTVFFYLDAPSCSRPPAPDLRTMEVD; from the coding sequence ATGAGCATGGGCGAGGGCATCCGGGGTCTGTCCAACCGGACGGCAGCGGTGAGCCGATCGATCAGCGCCGAGAACGTCACGGGCGGCAAGGGCGCCGGTGGGCGAGCGGTCGACGGCACCGGCGCTCAGGCGGCGGGCAGCCTCGGCCAGGGCTGGAAGATCTCGCCCAGCGTCAAGATCGCGCCCGGAGAGACCGTCGTGCTCGGCCGGATCGAGGGTTCCGGCACCATCACCCACGTGTGGTGCACCACCGCGCCGCATCGTGCGTGGCGAGGGACCATCCTGCGATTCCATTGGGACGACAGCGCCGAGCCCGCGGTCGAGGTGCCGCTCGGTGACTTCTTCTGCAACGGCTGGAACGCGTACAGCCACGTCTCGTCCGCGGTCGTCGCCGTCAACCCGAACGGGGGCTTCAACTGCTATTGGGAGATGCCGTTTCGCAGCGCGGCTGAGATCACTGTGGAGAACGTCTCTGCCGAGGAGGTCGTGCTCTACTACCAGATCGACTACGAACTGGCCGAGGTTCCGCCGGCCGCCGCATACTTCCACGCCCAGTGGCGGCGCAGTCACCCGGTGCCGCTCGGCGAGGTGCACACGCTTCTCGACCGGGTCGAGGGGGCGGGCCACTACGTCGGGAGCTATCTGGCCTGGGGGGTCAACAGCCCGGGCTGGTGGGGCGAGGGCGAGGTGAAGTTCTATCTCGACGGCGACGACGCGTTCCCGACCATCTGCGGCACCGGCACCGAGGACTACTTCGGCGGTGCGTGGAACTTCGACGTCCCAGGTCAGGGGTACACGGCCTACACCACGCCATACTTGGGTCTCAACCAGGTGCTGCCGCCGGACGGGCTCTACGCGAGCCAGCAACGGTTCGGGATGTACCGCTGGCACATTCTGGACCCGATCCGGTTCGCCGAAGACCTCCGGGTCACGGTGCAGAGCCTGGGTATCGGGCCGGGGCACCACAACGGCCTGCGCAGTCGGTTCCGGCAGACCAGCGACGACATCGCGTCCACGGTGTTCTTCTATCTCGACGCACCCAGCTGTTCGCGGCCACCGGCGCCGGACCTGCGCACCATGGAAGTGGACTAG
- a CDS encoding SAM-dependent methyltransferase, translating to MERSEIFDIAHLRHPIAAPVAPQRLRELVGWLRPSDGARAVDLGCGEGEWLQELLLTYPGITGVGIDHMLPASAVRRAGERRLSDRVRWVETDAATWDDGAFDVVLCVGASHAFGGLKDMLVAVRRHLRPGGQALIGDSIWESPPSASALAALEVSADAYPDLAGFVRAIREHGFEPSYGHVSTLAEWDDYQFSWSGSLVDWAVREASTTEDRDQALAVAREHLEAWLSGARRELGFATFVLHDAAAAGARD from the coding sequence GTGGAGCGCTCCGAGATCTTCGACATTGCCCACCTGCGCCATCCGATCGCGGCCCCGGTGGCGCCCCAGCGGCTACGCGAACTGGTCGGCTGGCTGCGCCCAAGCGACGGCGCCCGCGCCGTCGACCTCGGGTGCGGAGAGGGCGAGTGGCTGCAAGAGCTGCTGCTCACCTACCCCGGGATCACTGGCGTAGGGATAGACCACATGCTCCCGGCCTCTGCCGTCAGGCGTGCCGGCGAGCGGAGGCTGAGCGACCGGGTGCGCTGGGTCGAAACGGATGCCGCCACCTGGGACGACGGGGCGTTCGACGTGGTGCTGTGCGTCGGTGCGAGCCACGCCTTCGGCGGGCTAAAGGACATGCTGGTCGCTGTCCGGCGGCATCTGCGCCCCGGCGGCCAAGCGCTGATCGGCGACAGCATCTGGGAGAGCCCCCCGTCGGCCTCTGCGCTGGCGGCGCTTGAGGTTTCTGCCGACGCCTATCCCGACCTCGCCGGCTTCGTGCGAGCCATCCGTGAGCACGGGTTCGAGCCGTCGTACGGGCACGTAAGCACGTTGGCCGAGTGGGACGACTACCAGTTCAGTTGGAGTGGGTCGCTCGTCGACTGGGCCGTGCGGGAGGCCTCGACGACGGAGGATCGCGACCAGGCGCTTGCCGTTGCACGTGAGCATCTCGAGGCCTGGCTGAGCGGCGCGCGACGCGAGCTGGGGTTCGCCACCTTCGTCCTGCACGACGCCGCCGCCGCTGGCGCGCGCGACTGA
- a CDS encoding helix-turn-helix transcriptional regulator has product MPIKKAQVRCIGRVEPAEGRFSSSHLTRLFHDHIGMSPMQYVTRQRLTRAAALLEVSTLNIAENARSVGYSDPYHFSRRFKQVTGYAPTHYRAARRGDTP; this is encoded by the coding sequence ATGCCCATCAAGAAAGCGCAGGTCAGGTGCATAGGTCGAGTTGAGCCCGCGGAGGGAAGATTCTCGTCGTCGCACCTGACCCGGCTCTTCCATGACCACATCGGCATGTCGCCGATGCAGTACGTCACCCGGCAACGCCTGACCAGGGCGGCGGCGCTGCTCGAGGTCAGCACGTTGAACATCGCCGAGAACGCCCGCTCCGTCGGGTACTCCGACCCGTACCACTTCTCCCGGAGATTCAAGCAGGTCACGGGATACGCGCCCACGCACTACCGCGCCGCGCGCCGCGGCGACACGCCCTAG
- a CDS encoding ROK family protein yields MRRSASCEVLSVAFHCCTGAAGVAELIGHTVVQPRSGSRCGCGGTGCLETVAVFAELAGFADTAAAIRGGRAGHRRLARRRCRPPTDSPSPWPTG; encoded by the coding sequence GTGCGTAGATCCGCATCCTGCGAGGTCCTGAGCGTCGCGTTTCATTGTTGCACTGGGGCCGCCGGCGTCGCCGAGCTGATCGGCCACACCGTTGTCCAGCCACGCAGCGGGTCGCGCTGCGGCTGTGGCGGCACCGGGTGCCTGGAAACGGTCGCCGTCTTCGCCGAACTGGCCGGATTCGCCGACACCGCCGCTGCGATCCGGGGCGGCCGCGCCGGCCACCGCAGGCTCGCGCGGCGCCGCTGCAGACCGCCGACTGACTCGCCATCGCCCTGGCCAACAGGCTAA
- a CDS encoding GntR family transcriptional regulator: MTKAPGPARYRVIERWLRERCATLPAGSLLPAESELAERFDVSRMTARQALQNLAAEGLIERRRGAGTFVAPKPLHRADSVLLSFTQDMQRRGMTASSRIVSAGLITSPAEAVQLGRRPDTWVVRIDRIRLADGIPVARERATLPEEFKAVLDHDLATGSLDAALRKLGRQWGKASGYVSARLASEDDAQALELEMPAALLVESRLVYDVEGRPVERTETAYVASRWVIDTGLYVPAQPYEAGSAGAADSAAPTAPAQGPNAAPVTR, encoded by the coding sequence GTGACGAAGGCACCCGGTCCAGCGCGCTACAGGGTCATCGAGAGGTGGCTGCGCGAGCGGTGCGCCACGCTGCCCGCCGGCTCCCTGCTGCCGGCGGAGTCCGAGCTCGCCGAGCGCTTCGACGTGAGCCGCATGACGGCGAGGCAGGCGCTGCAGAATCTGGCCGCCGAGGGCCTCATCGAGCGCCGGCGCGGGGCCGGCACATTCGTCGCGCCGAAGCCCCTGCACCGGGCCGACTCCGTCCTGCTCTCCTTCACCCAGGACATGCAGCGGCGCGGCATGACGGCGTCATCGCGCATCGTCTCCGCGGGACTGATCACCTCGCCCGCCGAGGCAGTCCAGCTGGGCCGTCGCCCGGACACCTGGGTGGTCCGCATCGACCGCATCCGCCTGGCCGACGGCATCCCCGTCGCCCGCGAACGGGCGACGCTGCCCGAGGAGTTCAAGGCGGTCCTCGACCACGACCTGGCGACGGGATCCCTGGACGCCGCGCTGAGGAAGCTCGGCCGCCAGTGGGGCAAGGCGTCGGGGTACGTGTCCGCGCGGCTGGCCTCCGAGGACGACGCCCAGGCGCTCGAGCTGGAGATGCCGGCCGCGTTGCTGGTCGAGTCGCGCCTGGTTTACGACGTCGAGGGCCGGCCGGTCGAGCGGACCGAGACGGCGTACGTAGCCTCGCGGTGGGTCATCGACACCGGCCTGTACGTGCCGGCCCAGCCTTATGAGGCCGGCTCGGCCGGTGCGGCCGATAGCGCCGCGCCCACAGCGCCGGCCCAGGGCCCGAACGCCGCGCCGGTGACCCGGTAG
- a CDS encoding sugar isomerase domain-containing protein — MQSYAGAWTRAALASTDRLLESQGDALETAADWSADTIAADGLVHVFGSGHSRIPVEEMFPRYGSYPGFHPIVELSTTFHTQVAGANGMRQAMFIERVPGLAEMVLRNYTFAGHDLYMGFSVGGSSALPVEMMAGARARGIKTIAVTNLAMGGTMAAHADLVVDLQAPPGDAAVDIDGLDTPVGPVSTLLYTVVVNEIKVRTAARLVARGCQPPVITSAVRMGAERSRELFEAAFHEHARRASRALDQGTSAAPVA; from the coding sequence ATGCAGAGCTACGCAGGCGCCTGGACCAGGGCTGCCCTGGCGTCGACCGACCGGCTGCTGGAGAGCCAGGGCGACGCTCTGGAGACGGCGGCGGACTGGTCGGCCGACACCATCGCCGCGGACGGCCTGGTGCACGTGTTCGGTTCCGGCCACTCCCGTATACCGGTCGAGGAGATGTTCCCCCGCTACGGCTCCTACCCGGGCTTTCACCCGATCGTCGAGCTCTCCACCACCTTCCACACCCAGGTGGCGGGTGCCAACGGGATGCGCCAGGCGATGTTCATCGAGCGGGTGCCGGGGCTGGCTGAGATGGTGCTGCGCAACTACACGTTCGCCGGCCACGACCTCTACATGGGCTTCTCCGTCGGCGGGTCCAGCGCACTGCCGGTCGAGATGATGGCCGGAGCGCGGGCTCGCGGGATCAAGACGATCGCCGTCACGAACCTGGCCATGGGCGGCACCATGGCGGCGCATGCCGACCTCGTCGTCGACCTGCAGGCTCCGCCCGGCGATGCGGCGGTCGACATCGACGGGCTCGACACGCCGGTCGGGCCGGTGTCGACCCTGCTGTACACGGTCGTGGTCAATGAGATCAAGGTCCGCACCGCGGCCCGGTTGGTGGCCCGGGGCTGCCAGCCACCGGTCATCACGTCGGCGGTTCGGATGGGCGCGGAGCGTTCGCGCGAGCTCTTCGAGGCCGCGTTCCACGAGCACGCCCGGCGGGCCAGCAGGGCACTCGACCAGGGCACCTCGGCCGCTCCGGTCGCCTGA
- a CDS encoding ABC transporter substrate-binding protein: protein MAVILAALAIGACSTTSAGDETGSGSGSDEIVASGQFPIENLDPHSPVGGSLGMELVAKHIFSRLVQIDANGQLTGDLAEEWSADDTGTTWTFQLRDSVRFSDGSELTSSDVVASFERLLALESPIAGNFPDVTATAPDATTVTFTAAAPDAALPAKLTAVYVVAEETPATQSAGGQPPVGSGPFVVDEFAPGAEVVLSRNDDYFGGAPSLAKLTFRTIPEIAARLTALRTGEVDVIWGVPDDQMALLRSEESIEIDAVESDATFTMWFNSTTPALADPAVRRAIWQAVDFETIVAQLYPETGTLADAPIAPPVLGHATQEPMVYDPDAARAALAAAGFDFDTVLRLQFQSQFRSFVEAVVSDLAEIGVQVEPLEKEQAVFIEDLLALNWDINMQQIGTAGFDAATNLGRLYPCAAGRNGYCNPELDALLAQAGQTPDPAEREQVYAQASQIIWTDAVGMYPMFVKMSYAWGASVSGFTLDRVGLPDFRDAGVE, encoded by the coding sequence GTGGCGGTCATTCTCGCGGCCCTGGCGATCGGCGCCTGCTCGACGACGTCGGCCGGCGACGAGACGGGCTCGGGATCGGGCTCCGACGAGATCGTCGCCAGCGGCCAGTTCCCGATCGAGAACCTGGATCCCCATTCGCCCGTCGGCGGATCGCTGGGCATGGAACTGGTGGCCAAGCACATCTTCTCCCGGCTGGTCCAGATCGACGCGAACGGGCAGCTCACCGGCGACCTCGCCGAAGAGTGGTCGGCCGACGACACCGGCACGACGTGGACGTTCCAGCTGCGCGACAGCGTGAGGTTCTCCGACGGCTCGGAGCTGACGTCGTCCGACGTGGTCGCCTCCTTCGAGCGGCTGCTCGCGCTGGAGAGCCCGATCGCCGGCAACTTCCCCGACGTCACGGCGACGGCGCCGGACGCCACCACCGTGACGTTCACCGCCGCCGCCCCCGACGCGGCCCTGCCGGCCAAGCTCACCGCCGTCTACGTCGTGGCGGAGGAGACCCCGGCCACGCAGAGCGCCGGCGGGCAGCCGCCGGTCGGTTCCGGGCCGTTCGTCGTCGACGAGTTCGCCCCGGGCGCCGAGGTCGTTCTCAGCCGGAACGACGACTACTTCGGCGGTGCGCCGTCGCTCGCCAAGCTCACCTTCCGCACCATCCCGGAGATTGCCGCCCGGCTCACCGCTCTGCGGACCGGTGAGGTGGACGTGATCTGGGGCGTCCCGGACGACCAGATGGCATTGCTGCGCTCCGAGGAGAGCATCGAGATCGATGCGGTGGAGAGCGACGCCACCTTCACGATGTGGTTCAACTCGACGACGCCGGCCCTGGCCGACCCGGCCGTCCGGCGCGCCATCTGGCAGGCGGTCGACTTCGAGACCATCGTCGCCCAGCTCTACCCCGAGACCGGCACGCTCGCGGACGCCCCCATCGCTCCGCCGGTGCTCGGTCACGCCACCCAGGAGCCCATGGTCTACGACCCCGATGCGGCCCGCGCCGCGCTGGCGGCGGCCGGCTTCGACTTCGACACCGTGCTGCGCCTGCAGTTCCAGTCGCAGTTCCGGTCGTTCGTCGAGGCGGTCGTCTCCGACCTTGCGGAGATCGGCGTGCAGGTGGAGCCGCTCGAGAAGGAGCAGGCCGTCTTCATCGAGGACCTGCTCGCCCTGAACTGGGACATCAACATGCAGCAGATCGGCACCGCGGGTTTCGATGCCGCCACCAACCTCGGCCGCCTCTACCCTTGCGCCGCCGGCCGCAATGGCTACTGCAACCCGGAGCTGGACGCGCTGCTGGCGCAGGCCGGGCAGACCCCGGACCCGGCGGAGCGCGAGCAGGTCTACGCCCAGGCCTCGCAGATCATCTGGACCGACGCCGTGGGTATGTACCCGATGTTCGTCAAGATGTCCTACGCCTGGGGCGCGAGCGTCAGCGGCTTCACCCTGGATCGAGTCGGGCTCCCCGACTTCCGCGACGCCGGCGTCGAATAG
- a CDS encoding MGH1-like glycoside hydrolase domain-containing protein encodes MIAPASLQYLELQRSLSEGWNTWDTRSLLRHVRLPDGLGLTLGLHELYRGTSLQTVQIGRREEGAEEVALGPHAIRGDFSEVTVTWADLTIRVAAARTGDDLVLLVTPLDHRHRPGILTVGAGYLWNRDGVVRRDDGVLAATSGETVTPIHVTGEPIDDPYADVVGPYLAVELAELVGVSTGTPRTVEEIDEIVRQARAAHCPPPESVADEHREIVRDSIAWNTVYEPAGDRVVTTVSRLWNVGKRGGYALFCWDAFFNALLADVSSTELAYANAVEMCREVTPDGFVPNVAQGTGRKTFDGSQPPVGSMVCWELYLRHRDRWFLEEVFEVLLSWNRWWWKARHNGVMLSPGSTTFTPEYPSPQDIPRIGKHFGATCETGADDHPVLRDAGFDPATGLLDIDDVGLNAEYVMDCEALAQIAETLGRTAEAAEVIERGRAVARLVDERLWDDEGQIYRSHFTATGKPTAWLAPMSFFPLLAGIGLDGRAKAMADRYLQDPRQFGGPRALPSSPRSEPAPAPGEHSYWIGRAWPPINFLVFLGLRRAGLDAEATWLAERSGELILDDWRRNRHIHENYSSEHDRPCDAANSEPFHSWGALLSLTALAGLDAAGGFALTDGGDGLARHG; translated from the coding sequence ATGATCGCACCGGCGTCGCTCCAGTACCTGGAGTTGCAGCGCTCCCTGTCCGAGGGTTGGAACACCTGGGACACCCGCAGCCTGCTGCGCCACGTCAGGCTGCCCGACGGGCTCGGGCTGACGCTCGGCCTGCACGAGCTGTACCGCGGCACCAGCCTGCAGACCGTGCAGATCGGCCGGCGTGAAGAGGGCGCCGAGGAGGTCGCGCTCGGGCCCCACGCCATCCGCGGTGACTTCTCGGAGGTCACGGTCACCTGGGCCGACCTCACCATCCGCGTGGCCGCCGCCCGGACCGGCGACGATCTCGTCCTGCTGGTCACCCCGCTGGACCACCGGCACCGGCCCGGCATCCTCACCGTGGGCGCCGGCTACCTGTGGAACCGAGACGGCGTGGTCCGCCGCGACGACGGCGTCCTCGCCGCCACCTCCGGCGAGACGGTCACCCCGATCCACGTGACCGGTGAGCCGATCGACGACCCCTACGCCGACGTCGTCGGGCCCTACCTGGCCGTCGAGCTCGCCGAGCTCGTCGGGGTGAGCACCGGCACCCCGCGCACCGTCGAGGAGATCGACGAGATCGTCCGGCAGGCCCGCGCGGCCCACTGCCCGCCGCCGGAGTCCGTGGCCGACGAGCACCGCGAGATCGTCCGCGACTCGATCGCCTGGAACACCGTCTACGAGCCCGCCGGCGACCGCGTCGTCACGACGGTGAGCCGGCTGTGGAACGTCGGCAAGCGCGGCGGCTACGCGTTGTTCTGCTGGGACGCGTTCTTCAACGCCCTGCTCGCCGACGTGAGCTCCACCGAGCTGGCATACGCGAACGCCGTCGAGATGTGCCGCGAGGTCACGCCGGACGGCTTTGTGCCCAACGTCGCGCAGGGCACCGGGCGCAAGACCTTCGACGGCTCGCAGCCACCGGTCGGCTCGATGGTGTGCTGGGAGCTCTACCTCCGCCACCGCGACCGCTGGTTCCTCGAGGAGGTGTTCGAGGTCCTGCTGAGTTGGAACCGCTGGTGGTGGAAGGCCCGGCACAACGGGGTCATGCTCAGCCCGGGGTCCACGACCTTCACGCCGGAGTATCCGTCGCCGCAGGACATCCCGCGGATCGGGAAGCACTTCGGGGCGACCTGTGAGACCGGCGCCGACGACCACCCCGTCCTGCGCGACGCCGGATTCGACCCGGCCACCGGGCTGCTCGACATCGACGACGTCGGCCTCAACGCCGAGTACGTCATGGACTGCGAGGCGCTGGCGCAGATCGCCGAGACGCTCGGCCGCACAGCCGAGGCCGCGGAGGTCATCGAACGCGGCAGGGCCGTGGCCCGCCTCGTCGACGAGCGCCTCTGGGACGACGAAGGGCAGATCTACCGCAGCCACTTCACCGCCACTGGGAAGCCGACCGCCTGGCTGGCGCCCATGAGCTTCTTCCCGCTCCTGGCCGGGATCGGCTTGGACGGGCGGGCGAAGGCCATGGCGGACCGGTACCTGCAGGACCCGCGCCAGTTCGGCGGGCCGCGGGCGCTGCCGTCGTCACCCCGGTCCGAACCCGCGCCGGCCCCGGGCGAGCACAGCTACTGGATCGGGCGGGCCTGGCCGCCGATCAACTTCCTTGTCTTCCTCGGGCTGCGCCGCGCCGGCCTGGACGCCGAGGCGACCTGGCTGGCCGAGCGCTCAGGTGAGCTGATCCTCGACGACTGGCGCCGTAACCGGCACATCCACGAGAACTACTCCAGCGAACACGACCGGCCTTGCGACGCGGCCAACAGCGAGCCGTTCCACTCCTGGGGCGCGCTGCTGAGCCTCACCGCGCTTGCCGGCCTCGACGCGGCGGGCGGGTTCGCGCTGACGGACGGCGGAGACGGCCTCGCCCGCCACGGCTGA
- a CDS encoding SH3 domain-containing protein — MIIRQRLRRTATALATAIIVPLGLLATGTTASAAEPTDSADSAATAAAATYKGRVTAGINVRSAPTSAASKVGSYAAGAVITIQCKVYGPSVSGNSLWYKLATGRWVSARYVANIGTAPRFCGDGKEYTGRVSSSTALAVRSGPTTANAKVSSIPSGARMSIVCKVDSQNVSGNRRWYQLSGDGGGQWVSARYVTNIGAAPPYC; from the coding sequence ATGATCATCCGGCAACGGCTCCGGCGAACGGCGACCGCGCTCGCCACGGCCATCATCGTTCCGCTCGGCCTGCTCGCGACGGGCACGACCGCCTCGGCCGCCGAGCCCACTGACTCCGCCGACTCCGCGGCCACGGCCGCCGCCGCGACCTACAAGGGCCGCGTCACGGCGGGCATCAACGTCCGCAGCGCCCCCACGTCGGCCGCCAGCAAGGTCGGCTCCTACGCCGCAGGCGCTGTCATCACCATCCAGTGCAAGGTGTACGGCCCGTCGGTCAGCGGCAACAGCCTCTGGTACAAGCTCGCGACCGGCCGCTGGGTGAGCGCCCGCTACGTCGCGAACATCGGCACCGCGCCGCGCTTCTGTGGCGACGGCAAGGAGTACACCGGCCGCGTGTCGTCGTCGACGGCCCTGGCCGTGCGCAGCGGCCCGACGACGGCCAACGCCAAGGTCAGCTCGATCCCGAGCGGCGCGAGGATGTCCATCGTCTGCAAGGTCGACTCGCAGAACGTCTCCGGCAACCGGCGCTGGTACCAGCTGTCCGGCGACGGCGGCGGCCAGTGGGTGTCGGCCCGCTACGTGACGAACATCGGCGCGGCCCCGCCGTACTGCTGA
- a CDS encoding ArsR/SmtB family transcription factor: MTVDTDALTATFAALADPTRRAILARLTRGEATVGQLAEPFDVSLPAISKHVKVLQKAGLIEQTRRAQWRSCRLRPEPLRDLVTWMTQYRDFLGDSFDRLDEYLTDLQKGDRS, from the coding sequence ATGACGGTCGACACCGATGCGCTCACCGCGACGTTCGCCGCGCTGGCCGACCCGACCCGCCGCGCCATCCTGGCCCGGCTGACCCGGGGCGAGGCGACCGTCGGGCAGCTCGCGGAGCCGTTCGACGTGTCGCTGCCGGCCATCTCGAAGCACGTGAAGGTGCTGCAGAAGGCCGGGCTGATCGAGCAGACGCGACGCGCGCAGTGGCGGTCCTGCCGGCTGCGCCCGGAACCGTTGCGCGACCTCGTCACGTGGATGACGCAGTACCGCGACTTCCTGGGCGACAGCTTCGACCGGCTGGACGAGTACCTGACGGACCTGCAGAAGGGAGATCGGTCATGA
- a CDS encoding SRPBCC domain-containing protein, which yields MTRRELGDAATTVVAEGSELLIERVFAAPRELVWAAMTVPKHLAHWIGPHGTTTEVVELDLRPGGRWRWINRTDDGEVAFHGEYLEVDLPKRLVRTTAPDMEPAGGPPAVETITFEEVDGGTRVHWVTTFPSPEVLDFAVGTGMTLGILEQFERLAGLLAQD from the coding sequence ATGACCCGACGCGAACTGGGCGACGCCGCCACCACCGTCGTCGCCGAGGGATCGGAACTGCTCATCGAGCGCGTGTTCGCCGCGCCGCGTGAGCTGGTGTGGGCCGCCATGACGGTGCCGAAGCACCTGGCGCACTGGATCGGCCCGCACGGCACCACTACCGAGGTGGTCGAGCTCGACCTGCGCCCCGGCGGCCGGTGGAGGTGGATCAACCGGACCGACGACGGCGAGGTCGCCTTCCACGGGGAGTACCTCGAGGTCGACCTGCCGAAGCGGCTGGTGCGCACGACGGCGCCGGACATGGAGCCGGCCGGCGGCCCGCCCGCCGTCGAGACCATCACGTTCGAGGAGGTCGACGGCGGCACCCGGGTGCACTGGGTGACGACGTTCCCGTCGCCCGAGGTGCTGGACTTCGCCGTCGGCACCGGCATGACGCTGGGCATCCTCGAGCAGTTCGAGCGGCTGGCCGGGCTGTTGGCTCAGGACTGA
- a CDS encoding MFS transporter encodes MLRRDAAFRSLFAARTISFLGDSLSLVALMLYVADTAGQAIAIALLLLVGDLAPALLSPLAGAVSDRWDRRRVMIVCELVQAGLLAAIALSLPPLPLLLVLVGVRAVAGHVFLPASRAAVATIVPQRDQAAANSALGLATNGGEALGPLVAAALFPLVGVRGVLLVDAATFLLSALLLVRLPTLPPSSPEEGRGGSLLADAREGLGQLWRVPALRIIALGFCAVVAFNGIDDVALVVLAKDTFDAGDSAAGILLAGVGIGLFAGYALLARWSARASMLWLLVAGFAVSSVGNLLTGLAWAVAAAFTLQTIRGLGIAAMDVATNTLLPRLVPDAMLGRVFGNLYGAIGLAAGLSYVAGGLLLDATSAPTTFIIAGAGGTLATIAVAVTLPRALRRQS; translated from the coding sequence TTGTTGAGACGCGACGCCGCCTTCCGCTCGCTGTTCGCGGCGCGCACCATCTCCTTCCTCGGCGACTCGCTGAGTCTGGTCGCGCTGATGCTGTACGTCGCGGACACCGCCGGCCAGGCGATCGCGATCGCGCTGCTCCTGCTGGTCGGCGACCTCGCGCCGGCGCTACTCAGCCCGCTGGCCGGTGCGGTGAGCGACCGGTGGGACCGGCGCCGGGTGATGATCGTCTGCGAGCTGGTGCAAGCCGGCCTGCTGGCCGCGATCGCGCTGTCGCTGCCGCCGTTGCCGCTGCTGCTGGTGCTGGTCGGCGTGCGGGCGGTGGCCGGCCACGTGTTCCTGCCGGCGTCGCGAGCGGCCGTGGCGACGATCGTGCCGCAGCGCGACCAGGCGGCGGCGAACTCGGCGCTCGGGCTGGCGACGAACGGCGGCGAGGCGCTCGGCCCGCTGGTCGCGGCCGCGCTGTTCCCGCTGGTCGGCGTCCGGGGCGTGCTGCTCGTCGACGCGGCGACGTTCCTGCTGTCGGCGCTGCTGCTGGTCCGGCTGCCGACGCTGCCGCCGTCGTCGCCCGAGGAGGGGCGCGGCGGCTCGCTGCTGGCCGACGCCCGGGAGGGGCTCGGGCAGCTGTGGCGGGTACCGGCGCTGCGGATCATCGCGCTGGGCTTCTGCGCCGTCGTCGCGTTCAACGGCATCGACGACGTCGCACTGGTGGTGCTGGCCAAGGACACCTTCGACGCGGGCGACTCCGCCGCCGGGATCCTGCTGGCCGGCGTCGGCATCGGACTGTTCGCCGGGTACGCGCTGCTCGCCCGCTGGTCGGCGCGGGCCTCGATGCTGTGGCTGCTGGTCGCCGGATTCGCCGTCAGCAGCGTCGGCAACCTGCTCACCGGTCTGGCGTGGGCGGTCGCGGCGGCGTTCACGCTGCAGACGATCCGCGGCCTCGGCATCGCCGCCATGGACGTCGCCACCAACACGCTGCTGCCGCGGCTGGTGCCCGACGCGATGCTCGGGCGGGTGTTCGGCAACCTCTACGGGGCGATCGGGCTGGCCGCCGGCCTGTCCTACGTGGCCGGCGGCCTGCTGCTGGACGCGACGTCGGCGCCGACGACGTTCATCATCGCCGGAGCGGGCGGCACGCTGGCCACCATCGCCGTCGCCGTCACGCTCCCCCGCGCGCTGCGCCGTCAGTCCTGA